GTCCATATATGAACTAGCCCGTATATAGTTCAGTGTATGAACAACATATTCCATTCTAGTAGATGTCCAATACATATTTAACGTCACTGTCTCTTGTGTTTAGCAGTTCACTAGTCACGGCTTCTGGAGTTAACAGCTAAACTATTAATAATCACCTTCCCTGTTTCGGGATTAAATTGTTAGCGTTTGTGTAAGTGCTTCTATGATTAAATTATCTGTATTTTCTATCTTTCTTACTTTCAATCCCCGTTCACTTACCATCGCACGGTAACTGGACTCTCAAGAGAAATGCTGCAGTGTATTAATGCACCTTGAGGGATGCACACGGCTAACTCAGTTATGTAAATGTTATGTAACTCAGACGGTAAATAATCAGCAAGAACCCAAGTCAAGCAGAACTAACCCTAATTGATGCTTGCAAGACTAACGTTTCACGTCTCCTTCACTTAAAGTCACAACACCGTGTTTTAATTCTACTTGCTCTGAACGTTTAGCATGCGTCTGGGTCATTGCTGTTATTAATGCTAAAATTAGGATAAAGGCCAATAACATGGCGCTGTGGTGGGACAGGAGGGGGCGGCGTGGAGGCGTGAGAGTCAGTGTCGCGGCCAAGTGACGTCAGAGACGCGACGTGCGCAGAAGCGTCGCCACAGGTCGGGGCGCTCACGCACATGTCCGCTGCTTGTGTCTGAATCTGTCCGTGCGCAGCCCGGTGAGTGTTGTCTTCATGTGCAGGCGAAGCGGCTCCTCTGCGCGGCGAGAGGGCTCAGGTGTAGCGCTGAGTAATGAGCCAGGAAGCACAGTGGCGGGGCTGTGTGCACGGAGTGCCATGTCAACACTTGTGTGTGTCTCCGTCCATGCACAATGCCGTGCAAAGTACAGATACCCTTGACACAGAAACGGGCGGGCATCGTGAGGCAGAGGTCCTGTCATAGGGATGCCCCCTGGGTTTAATGGCCCAGTATGGAGATGCTTTAGTCCGACAGGACTGAGAACCCAAGCCCTGCACCCAAGTTGGTCACTAGAACCAAAGTTGCACCCCGAGGTTTGTGCCCTGCAGGGACTGTTAGCTGCTTCAGTAAAAGCGTGTTCTTGCAGCTGGTCTTATTCGTGTTTCTTAAAACAGACGTGCAGCTCTTTCCCATGGTGATTTATTTTTGCCTGATCCTCTCAATCCAGACTTGCGCAGCAGTGTCTCCCGTGGGATTTGGCCCCGGGGATCCTCTGAGTTCACAGAGAGCCTCATCTTCTCTACCTACTCTCGTACTGACAGTGAAGCTGATTGTGTTGTTGCAGAATGGCCGAGCCCAAGAAGAGGAGCAAGAAGCAGTACAGCAGCTATGGCAAGAGGCACAAGGGCGCCCGGGAGCTGGAGGTGGGCATGCAGGGCATCCTGATCACCTGCAACATGAACGAGCGGAAGTGCACCTCTGAGGCCTACAGCCTGCTGAACGAGTACGCAGACCAGCTGTACGGACCGGAGAAGGTGAGGCGCGGCGGGCACAGCTGCACCACGGGGATGATAATGTAGCTCTCTGTTTAAGACACTGTGAATGTATTACTGGACCCCCTCCCTTCTCCCCTGAAACGATTGAAATTGAGGAAATGTCTGGCACTCACCCTCCTcactcactctttctctctctcactctccttactttttctttctctcctccctctcctcgctcactcactcactctctctcctcaaCTCACTTGCTCTCCTcactttcattctttctttttctccctttcctcactcactctctttcttcactctcactctctctctctctctctctctcactgtgttgtCACTGCATGTCTCCAGTTctcggaggaagaggagggcgGCAGTCATGCGGAGGAGGACGACGACGACCTGGAGGCCGCTCTGCAGAAGGAGGTCCAGCAGCTCCGCAGCTCCACCGCCAAGCGCCAGCGCCGCTTCCAAGCCCTGGAGAGCGGCGCCAACAACGTCATCTTCATCCAGACGCAACATCTTGGTGAGAGGATTGTCGTGTGTGCAGCTGTGCAGAGGCTCACCGTACGGCTGTCTTTTcaagaagaacataagacaatGTCCAGTCGagaagaggccattcgccccatcgtgctcgtttggtgtccattaataactaagtgatccaaggatcctatccagtctgtttgtgaatgttccAGATTTTGAAgaattgaatcaagtccccacgtagtctcctctgttccagggtgaaaatgttcaggtccctcagtctctcagtaggactttcccttcagacctggaataagtgtggagcccagaactgtccacagtatccagatgagctctaactagtgcattgtacagtctgaacatcactgcccttgttctcaattctacacttttgacaatataccctagcattgtgtttgccttttttattgcttccccacattgtttggatggagaaagtgaggagtccacgtagactcctaggtctttctcatgcgttccttcatctagttctgttcctcccacaGTCTCagtatagtggacatttttgtcacCTGCATGTAAGTACGGTGGCCTGTTAGCGGACAGGACGAGGGTGTTTGTgcgagagtgagtgtgtgtgtctcatgtcTGTGTGTCCCCTCCCGCCTCAGACCCTGACAAGCTGGTGCACCACATCCTGCAGGACCTCCATTCCACCAAGAAGAAGAAGTCGCGCGTCATGCTCAGGATGCTGCCCGTGAGCGGCACCTGCAGGGCCTTCCTGGAGGACATGGAGAAGTACCTGGCCGGCTTCCTGGAGCCCTGGTTCAAGAGCCCCAACCAGGGCACCTTCCAGATCGTCTTCAAGGCCCGGAACAGCTCCCACGCCAAGAGGGACGATGTCATCAAGGTCCTGGCAGGTGGGAGCGCGGGGCGTCAGGGCTGTGCCTGCAATCAGAGGAGCTCGGCGGTGTTGTTCCCAGTTATAAAGCGTTTCTTTCCTTTTGTTTCCAGCGCTGGTAGGGAAATTGAATCCGAAGAACAAGGTGGATCTGACCAACCCGGAGTACACCGTCATCATCGAGGTGATCAAGAGCGTGTGCTGCGTCAGCGTGGTGCGGGACTACATGCTCTTCAGGAAGTTCAACCTGCAGGAGGTGGTCAAAGACGAGCACGAGAGGGAGGCCAGGTCGACGGCAGACAACGGCCAGGAGACGTCCCAGAGAAGAGGAGGGGACGCAAGGGCCGCGGAGGATGGCGGGGTGAAGGGGCCGGAGGcggaggagggagggaaggaagcCGTGCCGCAGGAGGAGAGCGCGGCGGCCACGGGGACGGAGTGAGGGATGCCACGCCGAGGGAGGTTTTAAATGTGTGAGCGTGTGAAGCGTCCCCCGCAAGACGAGGACAGGGCTGTGTCGATGAACCTGCAGATTTAGGATGTTTTGTATTGTATGTCAACTTTGACCTGATTTAAAATGCTGTATAGtagaattttatttttccccccctttcCTGAAATGTCTTCAAAGTCTTTCTAGACGACTTGCATCATCATattcttcctccacttggttgTCGCCGTTATTAACCAGTTGGTTTTATTACCCAGAGAGCATTGCAGGTGTGTGGAAGTGTGCAGCATAACAAACCGCACAccatcaaaataaaaatggtttggAATAATTATACTTTTTTAATTCAACTACTTTTCAGCTGTAAATATGAAGTCACTCCAGTCTGTAAAAGACACTTCTTTGTGTCACTAGAGAGCCGGATGCATTTGTCTTGAAGGAACAGCAGATTGTGTCCAGATCTCTGCAGGTGTTTGTTAATAGTGATGAGGGTTTAATTTATTGAATTTGAATAGGGGAGAcactaaatatttttaaaccatCAGTTTAGTGTCTGATTGTCGAtgctctttattttgttttaagtaacAGGATTTTATTATAGTGATTATGTTGGCAACAAAGTCCTTTACCCGCTTACGGTGAAAATTCAGATCTTCACATTCTCCCCAGACTGTAGTCCTGACAGtggacacctctctgtgtgcagGACAGGCCAGGACTGGACAATTGACCCCCGGGACAGGACGGCTCCTTTCTCACGTGATGCTGTTGCTCACACTGCTGTGAAAATCTCTGTGGATCATGTAGTTTGATTTAGTAAGAGCAACAAAATTACAGAAAGCAATAAGGCGTCTCAGAAATgttggtctttttttttaaagctccaGGGTTTCAAAGCTGGTTTAtggattttgtttgttattatatgttttcaaatgaaatggagtttgtttttgttctgacaGTGTcgtaatgtttgtttttcacttggATGGAAATATCTGCTTCACTAATGGCCATTGATTTACCTGTGGATGTAAATTCATTTTAGAGAAAAACACTTGAAAGAATGTCATTACCCCCCACACCTTCTGTACTGAGTAAACTATTTGGTTAAAACGGATTCATTGgctgtttcattttttaaatctcatatatatacagtgagggaaaaaagtatttgatctcctgctgattttgtacgtttgcccactgacaaagaaattatcagtctataattttaatggtaggtgtattttaacagtgagagacagaataacaaaaaaatccagaaaaacgcatttcaaaaaagttatacattgatttgcatgttaatgagggaaataagtatttgatcccctatcaatcagcaagatttctggctcccaggtgtcttttatacaggtaacgagctgagactctcttaaagggagtgctcctaatctcagctcgttacctgtataaaagacacctgtccacagaagcaatcaatcaatcagattccaaactctccaccatggccaagaccaaagagctgtccaaggatgtcagggacaagattgtagacctacacagggctggaatgggctacaagaccatcgccaagcagcttgacaacagttggtgcgattattcacaaatggatgaaacacaaaataactgtcagtctccctcgctctggggctccatgcaagatctcacctcatggagtttcaatgatcatgagaacggtgaggaatcagcccagaactacacgggaggatcttgttaatgatctcaaggcagctgggaccatagtcaccaagaaaacaattggtaacacactacgccgtgaaggactgaaatcctgcagcgcccgtaaGGCccccctgcagcgcccgcaaggtccccctgctcaagaaagcacatgtacaggcccgtctgaagtttgccaatgaacatctgaatgattcagaggagaactgggtgaaagtgttgtggtcagatgagaccaaaatcgagctctttggcatcaactcaactcgccgtgtttggaggaggaggaatgaccccaagaacaccatccccaccgtcaaacatggaggtggaaacattatgctttgggggtgtttttctgctaaggggacaggacaactgcaccgcatcaaagggacgatggacggggccatgtaccgtcaaatcttgggtgagaacctccttccctcagccagggcattgaaaatgggtcgtggatgggtattccagcatgacaatgacccaaaacacacagccaaggcaacaaaggagtggctcaagaagaagcacattaaggtcctggagtggcctagccagtctccagccctcaatcccatagaaaatctgtggagggagctgaaggtttgagttgccaaacgtcagcctcgaaaccttaatgacttggagaggatctgcaaagaggagtgggacaagatccctcctgagatgtgtgcaaacctggtggccaactacaagaaacttcTGACCTCTgtaattgccaacaagggttttgccaccaagtactaagtcgaaggggtcaagtacttatttccctcattaacatgcaaatcaatgtataacttttttgaaatgcgtttttctggattttgttgttattctgtctctcactgttaaaatacacctaccattaaaattatagactgatcatttctttgtcagtgggcaaacgcacaaaatcagcaggggatcaaatacttttaaccctcactgtatgtacactcacctaaaggattattaggaacaccatactaatactgtgtttgaccccctttcgccttcagaactgccttaattctacgtggcattgattcaacaaggtgctgaaagcattctttagaaatgttggcccatattgataggatagcatcttgcagttgatggagatttgtgggatgcacatccagggcacaaagctcccgttccaccacatcccaaagatgctctattgggttgagatgtgactgtgggggccagtttagtacagtgaactcattgtcatgttcaagaaaccaatttgaaatgattcgacctttgtgacatggtgcattatcctgctggaagtagccatcagaggatgggtacatggtggtcataaagggatggacatggtcagaaacaatgctcaggtaggccgtggcatttaaacgatgcccaattggcactaaggggcctaaagtgtgccaagaaaacatcccccacaccattacaccaccaccaccagcctgcacagtggtaacaaggcatgatggatccgtgttctcattctgtttacgccaaattctgactctaccatctgaatgtctcaacagaaatcgagactcatcagaccaggcaacatttttccagtcttcagctgtccaattttggtgagcttgtgcaaattgtagcctctttttcctatttgtagtggagatgagtggtacccggtggggccttctgctgttgtagcccatccgcctcaaggttgtacgtgttgtggcttcacaaatgctttgctgcatacctcggttgtaacgagtggttatttcagtcaaagttgctcttctatcagcttgaatcagtcggcccattctcctctgacctctagcatcaacaaggcattttcgcccacaggactgccgcatactggatgtttttcccttttcacaccattctttgtaaatcctagaaatggttgtgcgtgaaaatcccagtaacagagcagattgtgaaatactcagaccggcccgtctggcaccaacaaccatgccatgctcaaaattgcttaaatcacctttctttcccattcagacattcagtttggagttcaggagattgtcttgaccaggaccacacccctaaatgcattgaagcaactgccatgtgattggttggttagataattgcattaatgataaattgaacaggtgttcctaataatcctttaggtgagtgtatatatattccagatgtgtgtacagtgtctcAGATGGGAGGTTGTTAAGAGGAATTCTTTACGGACACATACAGGGACTACCATGGGCAGGGGGCTGAGCTTATATGTTTGATTTTGTGGAATGAAGGAGTGAGGAATAAGACGATACATTTTAAACCAGGGGTCTCCAGCACTGGCCCTGAGAGCCCCAATCCGCTTGATCTTACACATCACCCTAAATAAATACTGGGAGCACTGGAGACTTATCAATCAGTGAAGCAGCTCAACCAGGGAGCTCTGCCCACAGGAGGCTGCAGGTGAGAAGAGAATTGCTCCAGTAGTTTCTAAAGGACTGCATTGACCACCCGCTTCACTGATCACAATACAATACTTCCAGCTGTTTATAAGTTGGTGATACGAGGGTGAcctctaaaacctgctggacaggggctctcagcaccagggaCAGACACCCctgttttaaactgtgttttgaGAAGATGGTCGAAGCACCCAGCACACAACACCTAGCACACAACCCCCCAGCACACAACCCCCTACCACACAACCCCCTACCACACAACGCCTAGCACACAACCCCCCAGTACTCAACACCTAGCACACAACCCCCCAGCACACAACGCCTAGCACACAACCCCCCAGTACACAACACCTAGCACACAACCCCCCAGCACACAACCCCCTACCACACAACGCCTAGCACACAACCCCCCAGCACACAACACCTAGCACACAACCCCCAGCACACAACACCtagcacacagcagcagcagtacacAACCCCCGGCACACAACACCTAGCACACAACCCCCAGCACACAACACCtagcacacagcagcagcagtacacAACCCCCGGCACACAACACCTAGCACACAACCCCCAGCACACAACACCtagcacacagcagcagcagtacacAACCCCCGGCACACAACACCtagcacacagcagcagcagcacacacCAGGCACACACCAGGCTGCTCAACGGCGGCTCGGAGCTGCTTGTGCGCAGGTGGCGTTCAAAGTGTGGCCGGTGCTGTAATGAGCGCTTTGCACACTAGAGGGCGCTGCTGCCCGCGGTGCTGTTGTCCTTCCTTTGTTA
This sequence is a window from Amia ocellicauda isolate fAmiCal2 chromosome 17, fAmiCal2.hap1, whole genome shotgun sequence. Protein-coding genes within it:
- the thumpd1 gene encoding THUMP domain-containing protein 1 — encoded protein: MAEPKKRSKKQYSSYGKRHKGARELEVGMQGILITCNMNERKCTSEAYSLLNEYADQLYGPEKFSEEEEGGSHAEEDDDDLEAALQKEVQQLRSSTAKRQRRFQALESGANNVIFIQTQHLDPDKLVHHILQDLHSTKKKKSRVMLRMLPVSGTCRAFLEDMEKYLAGFLEPWFKSPNQGTFQIVFKARNSSHAKRDDVIKVLAALVGKLNPKNKVDLTNPEYTVIIEVIKSVCCVSVVRDYMLFRKFNLQEVVKDEHEREARSTADNGQETSQRRGGDARAAEDGGVKGPEAEEGGKEAVPQEESAAATGTE